Genomic DNA from Candidatus Hydrogenedentota bacterium:
AGAACTGTCCCGACGGCAGTTACCAACTCGATATCATGTACGTGAATATCGGAGAGGCGATGGCCGGAACAGGCCGGCCCCGCGCCAGTTTGCCCGTCACCATCCAGAACGGCGAGACTGTCGAGCTGAACGTCACCTTACCGGAATCATGAGTGCGCCATGGCCATTATTGAACTGACTGACGTGGAAGTTTCGTACGGCGCGGTCAAGGCGCTGCAGGGCGTGACGTGCGCCGTGCAGGGCGGCGCCGTGGGACTGCTCGGCCCCAACGGCGCAGGAAAAAGCACCCTCCTCAAGACACTGCTGGGATTCATCCGCGCCGATGCAGGAGAAGCCGCGCTCTTCGGCTTCAAACTCCCTGAACAGGCATTAGAGGCGCGTCAGCGGCTCGGGTATATGCCGGAACGGGACGTCGTCGGCCGCAAGGTGAGCGCGGTGTCCTTTCTGACGTACTGCGGGTGCTTGTTCGGCATGAAACGAACCGACGCCATGGAGCGCGCCCACGAGGTGCTCAATTACGTGGGCGTGGGCGAAAGCCGTTACCGGAAGATGCAGACCTACTCGACGGGAATGTGCCAGCGGATCAAATTTGCCCAGGCCCTCGTGCATGATCCCAAGCTGCTGCTCCTCGATGAACCCACCAACGGACTCGACCCGGAAGGCCGCATCGAGATGCTCCAGCTGATCAAGGAACTGGTGCACAAGCGAGGCGTAACGGTGCTCCTGTCGTCGCACCTCCTTCCCGACGTGGAACACGTGTGCGACCACGTCCTGGTGATCCACAAGGGCCGGATTGTGCGCGAAGGGAGTATCGGCGATCTCACGACAGCCCGCGAGAACCTGTTCGAGATCCGGGTGCGTGAAAACAAAGAGGCGTTTCGACAAGCCCTGGAGCAAGCGGGCTGCACGCTGCAGACCCACCCCAACGGCAACCTTCTCGTCGAGAAACCGGCGGCCATGAACCCCCGGCTATTCTTCGAGATCGCTCAGCAGAAGAAAACCCAGGTGCGGCACTTCGTCCCCGTGCGGCATCGCTTGGAGGAAGTGTTCATGCAGGCCATCGGGAGACGCTAAGTGCCCATTTACGAACAAACATACCGGGCCTATGAGGGAAAAACGCTGCGCGGTTTCCGGTGGTGGGTCATGGTCAAACAGGAGTTGCGCGTGCTATTTGCCACGCGGCCTTTCCTTTACCTCCTCATTGTGGCGGTGATCCACGTGAGTTTCCGCGTATTTCAAATCACCGTCTATGACATGGTCAGCATGGCCAAC
This window encodes:
- a CDS encoding ABC transporter ATP-binding protein; the encoded protein is MAIIELTDVEVSYGAVKALQGVTCAVQGGAVGLLGPNGAGKSTLLKTLLGFIRADAGEAALFGFKLPEQALEARQRLGYMPERDVVGRKVSAVSFLTYCGCLFGMKRTDAMERAHEVLNYVGVGESRYRKMQTYSTGMCQRIKFAQALVHDPKLLLLDEPTNGLDPEGRIEMLQLIKELVHKRGVTVLLSSHLLPDVEHVCDHVLVIHKGRIVREGSIGDLTTARENLFEIRVRENKEAFRQALEQAGCTLQTHPNGNLLVEKPAAMNPRLFFEIAQQKKTQVRHFVPVRHRLEEVFMQAIGRR